In Acinetobacter piscicola, a single window of DNA contains:
- the hisC gene encoding histidinol-phosphate transaminase yields the protein MPNITSEQMRFWSPDVRELEPYTPGEQPKIQNILKLNTNENPYPPSPKVVAAVQAVLENSADALRLYPDPDATALKQAIANQQHVDISNVFVGNGSDEVLAHIFKAFFVQDKPILYPDITYSFYPVYSQFFGIATNTKILPLNDDFEIVVDDYKQPNGGIIITNPNAPTSIALGLSAIEEVLQANPDSVVLIDEAYVDFGAESAVSLVEKYENLVVCQTTSKSRSLAGLRVGFAIAQPHLIAALEAVKNSFNSYPIDRFAIAAAVASFEDQAYFEQQNQKVIDSREKLTAQLVEIGFKVLPSSANFIFASLPTKDAGELAGKLREQGIIVRYFNKPRINQFLRITIGTDEQNQRLVDTLKKDILA from the coding sequence ATGCCAAATATTACCTCTGAACAAATGCGTTTTTGGAGTCCTGATGTACGTGAGCTAGAGCCGTATACGCCTGGTGAACAACCAAAAATTCAAAATATTTTAAAATTGAATACCAATGAAAATCCATACCCGCCATCACCCAAAGTAGTTGCTGCAGTGCAAGCGGTATTGGAAAATTCAGCGGATGCCTTACGTTTATATCCAGATCCTGATGCAACAGCACTAAAACAAGCTATCGCAAATCAACAACATGTCGATATTTCAAATGTCTTTGTTGGAAATGGCTCGGATGAAGTCTTAGCACATATTTTTAAAGCATTTTTTGTGCAAGATAAACCGATTTTATATCCAGATATTACCTATAGTTTTTATCCTGTTTATAGTCAGTTTTTTGGTATTGCAACGAATACTAAAATTTTGCCTTTAAATGATGATTTTGAAATTGTCGTAGATGATTATAAGCAACCGAATGGTGGCATTATCATTACTAATCCCAATGCACCAACCAGTATTGCATTAGGATTATCTGCAATTGAAGAAGTTCTACAAGCAAATCCTGATTCAGTGGTTTTGATTGATGAAGCTTATGTAGATTTTGGTGCAGAATCTGCGGTAAGTTTAGTTGAAAAGTACGAAAACTTAGTGGTATGCCAAACAACGTCTAAATCACGTTCATTGGCAGGATTGCGAGTTGGTTTTGCCATTGCACAACCGCATTTGATTGCAGCACTTGAAGCAGTTAAAAATAGTTTTAACTCCTATCCGATTGATCGCTTTGCTATCGCTGCGGCTGTGGCATCATTTGAGGATCAAGCTTATTTTGAACAACAAAATCAAAAAGTCATCGATAGTCGTGAGAAATTGACGGCTCAATTGGTTGAAATTGGCTTTAAGGTTCTCCCTTCAAGTGCGAACTTTATTTTTGCATCTTTGCCAACGAAAGATGCGGGCGAATTAGCAGGCAAATTGCGTGAACAAGGTATTATTGTGCGTTATTTCAATAAACCACGCATCAACCAATTTTTACGTATCACCATTGGTACGGATGAACAAAATCAACGCTTAGTCGATACGTTAAAAAAAGATATTTTAGCTTGA
- a CDS encoding IS5-like element IS17 family transposase, with the protein MKKPTHKIYRTTNWPAYNRALMSRGNIAIWFDPATQWYAPSKGKQGRNQTYSDAAIQCCLMIKSLFRLSLRMVTGFVQSLIKLCGLNWTAPDYSTLCRRQKHIDIAISYQKSSDGLHLLIDSTGMKFLGEGEWKRKKHGPEYRRQWRKLHIGIDAKTLQIRAIQLTTNNVSDSQVLGDLLDQIPQDEQIDSVYTDGAYDTKQCRQVIADRQAHAVIPPRKNAKPWKDTKSSSLARNELLRTVKRLGRTLWKKWSGYHRRSLVETKMHCIKLLGDKLMARSFPSQVNEIHARVAVLNRFTELGRPLTQVTP; encoded by the coding sequence ATGAAGAAGCCTACACACAAAATCTACCGTACAACCAATTGGCCCGCATATAACCGAGCACTCATGAGTCGCGGAAATATTGCCATTTGGTTTGATCCTGCTACGCAATGGTATGCTCCATCAAAAGGCAAACAAGGGCGAAATCAAACCTACTCCGACGCAGCTATCCAATGCTGCTTAATGATTAAATCCTTATTCCGTCTATCTTTACGTATGGTCACTGGCTTTGTGCAAAGTCTGATTAAACTTTGTGGATTAAATTGGACCGCACCAGATTACAGTACGCTTTGTAGAAGACAAAAGCATATTGATATTGCAATCAGCTACCAAAAAAGTAGCGATGGGCTGCATCTACTCATAGACTCTACAGGCATGAAGTTTCTAGGTGAGGGCGAATGGAAACGCAAGAAACATGGACCTGAATATCGTCGCCAATGGCGTAAACTTCATATTGGTATAGATGCTAAAACCCTTCAAATACGCGCTATTCAACTCACTACAAATAATGTGAGTGATTCACAAGTGCTTGGTGATTTACTCGATCAAATTCCACAAGATGAGCAGATTGACTCTGTTTATACCGATGGAGCTTATGACACCAAGCAATGCCGTCAGGTCATTGCAGATCGGCAAGCGCATGCAGTGATTCCACCTAGAAAAAATGCGAAACCATGGAAAGATACAAAGAGTAGCTCGCTAGCGCGAAATGAATTACTTCGAACAGTTAAACGTTTAGGCAGGACACTATGGAAAAAATGGTCAGGCTATCATCGCCGCAGTTTGGTGGAAACCAAGATGCATTGCATCAAATTATTAGGCGATAAATTAATGGCAAGAAGCTTTCCTAGTCAGGTGAATGAGATTCATGCACGTGTAGCAGTCCTCAACAGATTTACGGAATTAGGTCGACCACTTACCCAAGTTACGCCTTAA
- a CDS encoding OmpP1/FadL family transporter: protein MKYPRLRPLVTAIFLTGCSTQVFAHLGLNLSVDIRSLSMGNAVTADPPGISAIHFNPAALTKLKGLQTDVQGIVANFDIQKEFSAPDGYNVFGYSDDPLICNDAPDNPSNLCTDYKGSVSGDVEYASLYVPILKKVVDLGPGWPVLAPTGGVSYNPPGSKLTYATAVYAPMVAGFGSENGNPGNFMGQQVAIERITYLSPSIAYEVNDELSIGASIGMSYNAVALKTDLRFPNEMVGVLRMVDEAVCAPFRENSNVITDLLLFGLCNANEAVSPFNKFAAMEVSLEQSLSPSYNLGMLWEPTEEFGFGMVYQSAAKMRMKGKYFIDTANAPRELIKGLNSSATGQILAAILGFPGYIPPTESGLIAMDLEYPAHFQAGIKYKVLPDLQVNFDLGWTDFKAWEKFQFEFDRQISALKIAKLLSNEVSDSSLSVPLGFKSPWSWGVGVEYSATDRLKLRAGYEPRASAIPDDKRNSLVPINNAQLFGLGLGYRFDEDTDIDLSVGFLRSRDNIPACSSSMSNACGVDNLILNPYAGLNVKTNTKVTILGLNYRTRW, encoded by the coding sequence ATGAAATACCCACGCTTACGCCCGTTAGTGACTGCTATTTTTTTAACGGGTTGTTCAACACAAGTCTTTGCACATTTAGGTTTAAACTTATCTGTTGATATTCGTTCTTTATCTATGGGAAATGCAGTCACTGCGGATCCACCAGGGATTAGTGCAATTCACTTTAACCCTGCTGCATTGACAAAGTTAAAAGGTTTGCAAACGGATGTTCAAGGGATTGTTGCGAACTTTGATATACAAAAAGAATTTTCTGCGCCAGATGGTTATAACGTTTTTGGTTATTCTGATGACCCCTTAATTTGTAATGATGCACCTGATAATCCGTCAAATTTATGTACAGATTATAAAGGGTCAGTGAGTGGTGATGTTGAATATGCAAGTTTATATGTCCCAATTTTAAAAAAGGTGGTGGACTTAGGTCCAGGTTGGCCTGTTTTAGCACCTACGGGAGGCGTCTCTTATAATCCACCAGGTTCAAAATTAACATACGCAACAGCCGTTTATGCACCTATGGTGGCGGGTTTTGGTTCAGAAAATGGCAATCCTGGAAACTTTATGGGACAGCAAGTTGCCATTGAGCGTATTACCTATTTGTCGCCTTCGATTGCGTATGAAGTTAATGATGAGCTGTCGATTGGGGCGTCGATTGGGATGTCATATAATGCGGTTGCTTTAAAAACTGATTTACGTTTCCCGAATGAAATGGTCGGGGTATTGCGTATGGTGGATGAAGCTGTTTGCGCACCTTTTAGAGAAAACTCTAATGTGATTACTGACCTACTTTTATTTGGTCTATGTAATGCAAATGAAGCGGTCAGTCCATTTAATAAGTTTGCTGCAATGGAAGTTTCATTAGAACAAAGTTTAAGTCCAAGTTATAACTTAGGTATGCTTTGGGAGCCAACTGAAGAATTTGGCTTCGGGATGGTCTATCAAAGCGCAGCTAAAATGCGGATGAAAGGAAAGTATTTTATTGATACTGCCAATGCACCGAGAGAGTTAATTAAAGGGTTGAACTCATCTGCAACGGGACAAATTTTAGCAGCAATTTTAGGTTTCCCAGGCTATATTCCACCAACTGAATCAGGCTTGATTGCGATGGATTTAGAATATCCTGCACATTTCCAAGCGGGTATTAAATATAAAGTATTACCTGACTTACAAGTGAACTTTGATCTAGGTTGGACTGATTTTAAAGCGTGGGAGAAATTCCAATTTGAGTTTGACCGCCAAATCTCTGCACTTAAAATTGCAAAATTATTGTCGAATGAAGTTTCGGATAGTTCATTATCTGTGCCTTTAGGCTTTAAATCACCATGGAGTTGGGGAGTTGGTGTTGAATATTCAGCAACAGATCGTTTGAAGCTTCGAGCAGGTTATGAGCCACGTGCAAGTGCAATTCCAGATGATAAGCGTAATAGTTTAGTGCCAATTAATAATGCGCAATTGTTTGGTTTAGGCTTAGGGTATCGTTTTGATGAAGATACTGATATCGATTTATCTGTGGGTTTTTTGCGTAGCCGAGACAATATTCCTGCATGCTCAAGCTCGATGTCAAATGCATGTGGGGTAGATAATCTGATTTTAAACCCTTATGCAGGATTAAATGTAAAAACCAATACGAAAGTGACCATTTTAGGTTTGAACTATAGAACAAGATGGTAA
- a CDS encoding C39 family peptidase, translated as MQQSRSALIYYFASHALDIKEKPTDAVYYTELADPRNASFSRNHREMVQIKPALENQFRGIVRQAYDYSCGSAALTTLLNGYVGTSLTEQQTMEGLLRYGEYNRIIERRSFSLLDMKRFVTAIGFESGDYRGEFSDLVKQHQPAIVPISYAGFKHFVVFKAYRNGRVYVADPALGNISFDQERFKEIWENNTLFLINVPKDQQKEFLALQDADLRHVEDATINRYALVDAQYSYDYINKIADKASTMRRVIDRGDNSDTKGQPITSFMRLYYKRK; from the coding sequence GTGCAACAAAGCCGTTCGGCACTAATTTACTATTTTGCCAGCCATGCATTAGACATTAAAGAAAAACCTACTGATGCTGTGTATTATACAGAGCTTGCTGATCCTCGTAATGCTTCCTTCTCTCGAAATCATCGTGAGATGGTTCAAATTAAACCTGCTTTAGAGAATCAATTTAGAGGCATTGTACGTCAAGCCTATGATTATAGTTGTGGTTCTGCAGCCTTAACCACATTATTAAATGGTTATGTAGGAACGAGTTTGACTGAGCAGCAGACCATGGAAGGTTTATTGCGCTATGGTGAATATAATCGTATTATTGAGCGCCGCAGCTTTTCATTGCTCGATATGAAGCGTTTTGTGACTGCTATTGGTTTTGAAAGTGGTGATTATAGGGGCGAGTTTTCTGATTTAGTGAAGCAACACCAACCGGCAATTGTCCCGATTTCTTATGCGGGCTTTAAACATTTCGTGGTTTTTAAAGCATATAGGAATGGGCGTGTTTACGTTGCTGATCCTGCTTTAGGGAATATCAGTTTCGATCAAGAGCGTTTTAAAGAAATTTGGGAAAATAATACATTATTCTTAATTAATGTTCCCAAAGATCAACAAAAGGAATTTTTAGCACTACAAGATGCGGATTTAAGGCATGTTGAGGATGCAACAATTAATAGATATGCTTTGGTTGATGCACAGTATTCGTATGATTATATTAATAAAATTGCAGATAAAGCATCTACGATGCGTCGAGTAATTGACCGTGGTGATAATTCAGATACCAAAGGTCAGCCAATTACATCATTCATGCGACTATATTATAAACGTAAGTAA
- the hisG gene encoding ATP phosphoribosyltransferase, with protein sequence MSDMRNDDPNFDVMGNFDHGLTLALSKGRILKETLPLLETAGINLLEDPDKSRKLIFPTTHKQVRILILRASDVPTYVENGAADIGVAGKDVLMEHGAQNVYEPLDLKIANCKLMTAGKVGMVRPKGRLKIATKYVNLTRQYYASLGEQVDVIKLYGSMELAPLVGLGDYIVDVVDTGNTLRANGLEPLEEICKVSSRLIVNKASFKRKQTLLNPILAQLEKAVEERENAKKA encoded by the coding sequence ATGAGCGATATGAGAAACGATGATCCAAACTTTGACGTCATGGGTAATTTTGATCATGGTTTAACTTTAGCATTGAGTAAAGGTCGTATTTTAAAAGAGACATTGCCTTTACTTGAAACAGCTGGAATTAACTTATTGGAAGATCCTGATAAATCTCGTAAGTTAATTTTTCCAACGACCCATAAACAAGTGCGTATCTTGATTTTACGTGCTTCTGATGTACCGACTTATGTCGAAAATGGTGCAGCGGATATTGGTGTTGCAGGTAAAGATGTATTGATGGAGCATGGCGCGCAAAATGTGTATGAACCATTAGATTTAAAAATTGCCAACTGTAAGTTAATGACAGCGGGTAAAGTTGGCATGGTTCGTCCGAAAGGTCGTTTAAAAATTGCCACTAAATATGTCAACTTAACTCGTCAATACTATGCAAGCTTAGGTGAGCAAGTGGATGTGATTAAACTTTACGGCTCAATGGAATTAGCCCCACTGGTCGGTTTAGGTGATTACATCGTCGATGTGGTGGATACAGGAAATACTTTACGTGCCAATGGTTTAGAGCCTTTGGAAGAGATTTGCAAAGTATCTTCACGCTTGATTGTCAATAAAGCTAGCTTTAAACGTAAACAGACGTTGTTAAATCCAATTCTTGCACAACTTGAAAAAGCTGTTGAAGAACGTGAAAATGCGAAAAAAGCTTAA
- a CDS encoding DUF6160 family protein yields the protein MKLFTKVALVSAVAVSSNAMAMQAMDDAALSAATGQDGISIGIDISKVDIAKLHVFDGDGLPTTAGTPPTTTAGKTGAITLNNVVLTKSATSALTTGNLADLVIDTDGGTGTPAKPFLNVAANVGGLNISLGKIEVNDATGTAGAYKVGTASAEILSGLSLTTGKLSANIQLGNTPQGAMIKLNGSMTGGLSINNLAIKDAAAGGYISLGGIKVNDNGSTDLAMDADVAVKPEGLAITALKNATGTDIYIKQVVLGGGTGFVAPTGGNPATLGTGTGSGSIGDVAISGMKITNSAGVGAVIKISGH from the coding sequence ATGAAATTATTTACTAAAGTTGCTTTAGTTTCTGCTGTAGCTGTAAGTTCAAATGCAATGGCAATGCAAGCGATGGATGATGCTGCATTAAGCGCTGCAACAGGTCAAGACGGTATTTCGATTGGTATTGATATTTCTAAAGTTGATATTGCAAAACTTCATGTTTTTGATGGTGATGGCTTACCAACAACTGCAGGTACACCTCCAACAACTACAGCTGGTAAAACAGGCGCAATTACTTTAAATAATGTAGTGTTAACGAAAAGTGCTACATCAGCATTAACAACAGGTAACTTAGCTGATCTTGTTATTGATACAGATGGTGGTACTGGTACACCTGCAAAACCTTTCTTAAATGTTGCTGCTAACGTTGGTGGTTTGAATATTTCTTTAGGTAAAATTGAAGTAAATGATGCTACTGGTACTGCTGGTGCTTATAAAGTAGGTACAGCTTCTGCGGAAATTTTAAGTGGTTTATCTTTAACTACGGGTAAATTAAGTGCAAACATTCAGTTAGGTAACACACCTCAAGGTGCGATGATTAAATTGAATGGTTCTATGACAGGTGGTTTGTCAATTAATAACTTGGCAATTAAAGATGCTGCTGCTGGTGGTTACATTTCACTAGGTGGTATTAAAGTTAATGACAATGGTAGTACTGATCTTGCGATGGATGCAGATGTCGCTGTTAAGCCAGAAGGTTTAGCAATCACTGCACTTAAAAATGCAACAGGTACAGATATTTATATCAAACAAGTTGTATTAGGTGGTGGTACTGGATTTGTTGCACCTACAGGTGGTAATCCAGCAACTCTAGGTACAGGTACCGGTTCTGGTTCAATTGGTGATGTTGCAATCTCTGGTATGAAAATTACGAACAGTGCTGGTGTTGGTGCTGTAATCAAAATCTCTGGTCACTAA
- a CDS encoding anthranilate synthase component I family protein has product MLTQSIFCKNLDITDLTPAVILQKLNDLLGCVYLENNHQPIIAVLPVQYVIKQAGQYSIYERITHFEYLLTGSILNIKNFINFKNINTNSSDNKQFNGGYIGFIDYNLSAQLHINNQLKSQPNLFLGQYESYLKYIQGKWIFYSSEENAAHIFDIIQAKLNSQQKHIHAFKLMQSCQERWSKQQYNQNFNKIHDYIKAGDCYQINLTQEFKAKAQGRLIDTADHFWTLTHAPYSGYLKINEFELLSCSPELFIDFESHRKIITKPIKGTMPRYDDPILDEQSKNTLIHSQKDQAENVMIVDLLRNDLSVYAETGTVKTPKLFNIESFNQVHHMVSEVTATLKNDVNPFDMLLSALPGGSITGAPKIRAMQIIEELEGAPRGAYCGSMGYFNFDGTGSWNILIRTVQKFQEDVSLWAGGGITIASDCDAEYQECFDKVSAMLDLLNTWYTPES; this is encoded by the coding sequence ATGCTAACTCAATCTATTTTCTGCAAAAATTTAGATATCACAGATTTAACACCCGCTGTTATTTTACAAAAACTGAATGATCTATTGGGTTGTGTTTATCTAGAAAATAATCATCAACCTATCATTGCCGTTTTACCTGTTCAGTATGTTATAAAACAAGCGGGACAATATAGCATTTATGAACGAATCACTCATTTTGAGTACCTTCTCACAGGTAGTATTTTAAATATTAAAAACTTTATCAATTTTAAAAATATAAATACAAACTCATCTGATAACAAACAATTTAATGGCGGATATATTGGATTTATTGATTATAATTTATCCGCCCAACTTCATATTAATAATCAATTAAAATCACAGCCAAATTTATTTTTAGGTCAATATGAAAGTTATTTAAAATACATTCAGGGAAAATGGATTTTTTATAGTTCCGAAGAAAATGCAGCACATATTTTTGACATTATTCAAGCTAAATTAAACTCTCAGCAAAAACATATTCATGCATTTAAATTAATGCAGAGCTGCCAAGAAAGATGGTCAAAACAACAATATAATCAAAATTTTAATAAGATACATGATTATATTAAAGCAGGTGATTGTTATCAAATTAATCTTACACAAGAGTTTAAAGCTAAAGCTCAAGGTCGTTTAATTGATACAGCTGATCATTTTTGGACATTAACTCATGCACCTTATTCTGGTTATTTAAAAATCAATGAGTTTGAATTATTAAGTTGTTCACCTGAATTATTTATTGATTTTGAATCCCATCGAAAAATCATAACTAAACCCATTAAAGGTACGATGCCACGCTATGATGATCCAATATTAGACGAACAATCAAAAAACACCTTAATACATTCACAAAAAGATCAGGCTGAAAATGTCATGATTGTCGATTTATTGCGTAATGATCTAAGTGTTTATGCTGAAACAGGTACAGTAAAAACCCCTAAACTGTTTAATATTGAATCTTTTAATCAAGTGCACCATATGGTCAGTGAAGTCACTGCAACCTTAAAAAATGATGTTAATCCCTTTGATATGTTGCTATCTGCGCTTCCAGGAGGGTCCATTACAGGAGCCCCTAAAATTCGTGCCATGCAAATCATTGAAGAACTCGAAGGTGCACCACGTGGGGCATATTGTGGTTCAATGGGTTATTTTAATTTTGATGGCACAGGCTCTTGGAACATCTTGATTCGTACAGTTCAAAAATTTCAAGAAGATGTGTCTTTATGGGCAGGCGGTGGCATCACAATCGCATCCGATTGTGATGCTGAATATCAGGAATGTTTTGATAAAGTGTCTGCGATGCTCGATCTACTGAATACATGGTATACACCTGAATCTTAA
- the hisD gene encoding histidinol dehydrogenase, with the protein MRRLSTQEQNFKQVFADLLAFETVSDPELLKTVDQIIADVRQHGDAHVLKLTQQFDRHPAHQFSDLELSQEQLKAAFEGLSTEVREALEMAANRVREFHQAQKQDGWTYVDALGNTLGQKVTPLDRVGIYVPGGLASYPSSVLMNAVPAHVAGVQEIIMVVPAPNGDLNPLVLAAAYLAGVHRVFTIGGAQAVAALAYGTETIPQVDKITGPGNRFVAAAKRAVFGQVGIDMIAGPSEILVYAEGKNNAEWLAMDLLSQAEHDTVAQAVFITPDEQLLTEVGQWIEKHLEALPKADIARTSIENRGALVLVKDRAEGAELINQVAPEHLMLCLDEAEKMSESIRHAGAIFMGRYTPEAIGDYCAGPNHVLPTSGTARFSSPLGVYDFQKRSSLIMCSEQGVKTLAKTADILAQQENLDAHARSARYRYK; encoded by the coding sequence ATGCGCCGTTTATCGACTCAAGAGCAGAACTTCAAACAAGTCTTTGCTGATTTGTTGGCTTTTGAAACAGTGAGTGATCCTGAGCTTTTAAAAACAGTAGACCAAATTATTGCAGATGTACGCCAACATGGTGATGCACATGTACTGAAACTCACTCAACAGTTCGATCGACATCCAGCGCATCAATTTTCAGATTTAGAACTGTCACAAGAGCAACTTAAGGCTGCATTTGAAGGTTTAAGTACTGAAGTACGTGAAGCTTTGGAAATGGCTGCTAATCGTGTACGTGAATTCCACCAAGCCCAAAAGCAAGATGGTTGGACTTATGTCGATGCTTTGGGTAATACACTCGGTCAAAAAGTTACACCTTTAGATCGTGTGGGTATTTATGTCCCTGGCGGTTTGGCTTCTTATCCATCTTCAGTGCTTATGAATGCTGTACCTGCACATGTAGCAGGTGTGCAAGAAATTATCATGGTGGTTCCAGCACCAAATGGAGATTTAAATCCATTAGTATTGGCTGCAGCATATCTTGCAGGTGTGCATCGTGTATTTACTATAGGTGGAGCACAAGCAGTTGCTGCACTCGCTTATGGTACTGAGACTATTCCTCAAGTGGATAAAATTACAGGACCAGGAAACCGCTTCGTGGCTGCGGCAAAACGCGCCGTGTTTGGTCAAGTTGGTATTGACATGATAGCAGGACCTTCTGAAATTTTAGTCTATGCAGAAGGTAAAAATAACGCTGAATGGTTAGCCATGGATTTATTGTCACAGGCTGAGCATGATACAGTTGCGCAAGCAGTATTCATTACACCTGATGAACAACTTTTAACTGAAGTTGGGCAATGGATTGAAAAGCATTTAGAAGCCTTACCGAAAGCAGATATTGCACGAACATCAATTGAAAATCGTGGTGCATTGGTTCTCGTGAAAGACCGAGCTGAAGGTGCGGAGCTGATTAACCAAGTTGCACCTGAACATTTGATGCTTTGTTTGGACGAAGCTGAGAAAATGTCAGAAAGCATTCGCCATGCAGGTGCGATCTTTATGGGACGTTATACGCCTGAAGCGATTGGTGATTACTGTGCAGGGCCAAACCACGTATTACCAACATCAGGTACAGCACGATTCTCATCACCTTTAGGTGTGTATGACTTCCAAAAGCGTTCAAGTTTGATCATGTGCTCTGAGCAAGGTGTGAAAACTTTAGCCAAAACTGCAGATATTCTTGCGCAGCAAGAAAACTTGGATGCACACGCGAGATCTGCACGTTATCGTTATAAATAA